DNA from Paraburkholderia largidicola:
GTCGAGTTCGCCGTCGACATAGGCCATCAGCGTGATGTCGTCGACTTTCATGACGCTGAGTCCTTGCCGAACGTGGCCATTTTCATCGGCTGGCCCGACTTGCTGGCGAACAGCGCGCCGATTGCCTGGCGCGCGCGCGACAGCCGGCTCATCACGGTGCCGATGGGAACGTTCAGCGTTTCAGCCGTTTCGCTGTAGCTGAGGCCTTCGACGGCGACCAGCAGCATCACGGCGCGCTGTGCTTCGGGCAGACGCTGCACGGCCTCGATGATCTGCGCGTTCATCGTGATCTGTTCCGGCGTGCGCGCCTTCGGGTCCTCGACCGTTTCGAGGAAGTCGTCGTCCCATTCCATGCTGGAGCGGCTGCGCACCGAACGGGCGCGCAACTCATTGATCCACGTGGAGTGGACGATCGAGAACATCCAGCTGAGCGGCGCGGTGTCCGCCTGCAACTGATGCGCGCGTTCCAGCCCGCGCACACAGGCACGCTGAACCA
Protein-coding regions in this window:
- a CDS encoding RNA polymerase sigma factor; this encodes MTGADLSGMLPEMLPRLWAFALRISGDQHDAEDLVQRACVRGLERAHQLQADTAPLSWMFSIVHSTWINELRARSVRSRSSMEWDDDFLETVEDPKARTPEQITMNAQIIEAVQRLPEAQRAVMLLVAVEGLSYSETAETLNVPIGTVMSRLSRARQAIGALFASKSGQPMKMATFGKDSAS